In Halogeometricum sp. S1BR25-6, a single genomic region encodes these proteins:
- a CDS encoding DUF7286 family protein, whose protein sequence is MRLADDERARVPFALVGVLLLVGSSTFAASLASPEAGVVDDSVDVAMDRVDAETTAALRVAVREAARAAAADPVTTPANTTVGRALGENRTFRNYLRLRIALSARGALSTVEHRRGDATARASLPAVSEAGVGPALRDVSVSPADGGRSLTATVRNVSLVAVRDGRVVAERTVSRRVTVAVPTLALHDRTADFQRRLNRSPVYAPGLKRRATAGLLAVAEARGLAQHAGAPVDNVVANRHVALSTNAGVLAAQRASFGRTDPDAARGVRAATLRTGLSDALPSVVGGQTAERLVGAAPRPNPRTHQPLSTQTFPADVGGTADDAFLALLGSEDGDDAPTLAALSRDGYTADVTVISTVTDADEGQKPAPDPLSASFGSSDSAGAWTLVDENVDTAVSVHAAETPAAPRTVGVGERAFETTARRVLVRHTVSRTWVRNGTRRTTTGRWTDDYRVRVAVVASLRSLPGPERSVTPLFDRGGALSGPNLASVPRAAGGVLADRGGADAVARRAALSGGGTAGGSAAASTTHVGERPESLREWVYLDVAGLRERVRNVSVEVAARDAATGHANAAAELAAAVRDRRTDLVDAPAEYDGVADRVRVAARAAYVDRVLAALDERAAAADGRNDRLRGALASRNVDADAVRGALASRAAEDDSGTVDAVAAADHDAFVPDGDPAYLSLSGVDGAAVDGVADGTAYTPLAARNTNLFTLPYGDLADSVVGRVFGGTRVSLRTAGRALVAADRTLAAREDATLRDRRDALAEEVDRSLVTVRLRAAIAVRRETAMTPAESAEAVDVALARWRGPGARAVAASNGSLAAAVASEVSVESDSTRDRLATALRVELREATTAPGVRVPEAAVNGTASRTRTLATELTNEAASRGADRLTDRVLNGTLGSVPAGLPLSPTLNPWVATANLWVVEARGAYARFAVSAGGGAVPTTYVRDGSVVRLDVDGDGTREVVGSNERIGFEVRTVVVAVVPPAGNGVGDVDGDAFEASPAWAGSAPGPRCDTPTGRCPRE, encoded by the coding sequence ATGCGTCTGGCGGACGACGAGCGAGCGCGAGTCCCGTTCGCCCTCGTCGGCGTGCTGCTCCTCGTCGGGAGTTCGACGTTCGCGGCGTCGCTCGCTTCCCCTGAGGCCGGCGTCGTGGACGATTCGGTCGACGTCGCGATGGACCGCGTCGACGCCGAGACGACCGCCGCGCTCAGAGTGGCGGTCCGCGAGGCGGCGAGAGCGGCCGCCGCCGACCCGGTGACGACGCCCGCGAACACGACGGTCGGCCGCGCCCTCGGTGAGAACCGGACCTTCCGAAACTACCTCCGGCTCAGAATCGCGCTGTCGGCCCGCGGCGCGCTATCGACCGTGGAACACCGGCGCGGAGACGCGACGGCGCGGGCGTCGCTTCCGGCGGTTTCGGAGGCCGGGGTCGGACCGGCGTTGCGCGACGTCTCCGTGTCTCCGGCGGACGGCGGCCGGTCGCTGACGGCGACGGTTCGGAACGTCTCGCTCGTCGCCGTGCGAGATGGCCGTGTCGTCGCCGAGCGGACCGTCTCCCGGCGCGTGACCGTCGCGGTGCCGACACTCGCGCTCCACGACCGGACGGCGGACTTCCAGCGGCGACTGAACCGCTCGCCGGTGTACGCGCCCGGCCTGAAGCGCCGGGCGACGGCCGGACTGCTCGCCGTCGCGGAGGCGCGCGGCCTCGCCCAGCACGCCGGCGCGCCCGTCGACAACGTCGTCGCGAATCGCCACGTGGCGCTCTCGACGAACGCCGGCGTCCTCGCCGCACAGCGCGCCTCGTTCGGACGAACGGACCCCGACGCCGCTCGCGGCGTCCGCGCGGCGACGCTTCGAACCGGACTCTCCGACGCGCTTCCGTCCGTCGTCGGGGGGCAGACGGCAGAGCGACTCGTCGGCGCCGCGCCGCGTCCGAACCCCCGGACACACCAGCCGCTGTCGACGCAGACGTTCCCCGCGGACGTCGGCGGAACCGCGGACGACGCGTTTCTCGCGCTACTCGGAAGCGAGGACGGGGACGACGCGCCGACGCTCGCCGCGCTCAGTCGAGACGGCTACACCGCGGACGTAACAGTCATCTCGACGGTGACGGACGCCGACGAAGGACAGAAGCCGGCTCCCGACCCGCTGTCGGCGTCTTTCGGTTCGAGCGACTCGGCGGGGGCATGGACGCTCGTCGACGAGAACGTCGACACCGCGGTGTCGGTACACGCCGCCGAGACGCCCGCCGCTCCGCGGACCGTCGGCGTCGGCGAACGCGCCTTCGAGACGACCGCTCGGCGGGTTCTTGTGCGTCACACCGTCTCGCGGACGTGGGTGCGCAACGGAACCAGACGAACGACAACGGGACGCTGGACGGACGACTACCGCGTCCGCGTCGCCGTCGTCGCGTCGCTCCGCTCGCTTCCGGGTCCCGAGCGGTCGGTGACGCCGCTGTTCGACCGCGGCGGCGCCCTCTCCGGACCGAACCTCGCGTCGGTCCCGCGGGCGGCGGGCGGCGTACTCGCGGACCGCGGCGGTGCGGACGCCGTCGCCCGGCGCGCCGCGCTCTCCGGCGGAGGGACGGCCGGCGGGAGCGCCGCGGCGTCGACGACCCACGTCGGCGAGCGTCCCGAATCCCTCCGCGAGTGGGTGTATCTGGACGTGGCCGGGCTTCGCGAACGCGTCAGAAACGTCTCGGTCGAGGTTGCGGCGCGGGACGCGGCGACCGGTCACGCCAACGCGGCGGCCGAACTCGCGGCGGCCGTCCGCGACCGACGGACGGACCTGGTGGACGCGCCGGCCGAGTACGACGGCGTCGCCGACCGGGTCCGCGTCGCGGCGCGCGCGGCGTACGTCGACCGCGTCCTCGCGGCGCTGGACGAACGCGCCGCGGCGGCCGACGGGCGGAACGACCGACTGCGGGGTGCGCTCGCCTCCCGCAACGTGGACGCGGACGCGGTGAGGGGGGCGCTCGCCAGTCGCGCGGCCGAGGACGACTCGGGTACTGTAGACGCCGTCGCCGCCGCCGACCACGACGCGTTCGTCCCCGACGGCGACCCGGCGTACCTCTCGCTGTCCGGCGTCGACGGCGCGGCGGTGGACGGCGTCGCGGACGGAACCGCCTACACGCCGCTGGCGGCCCGGAATACCAACCTGTTCACCCTCCCGTACGGCGACCTCGCGGACTCGGTCGTCGGCAGGGTCTTCGGCGGGACTCGGGTGTCGCTCCGCACGGCCGGCCGGGCGCTCGTCGCCGCCGACCGGACGCTCGCGGCCCGCGAGGACGCGACGCTCCGTGACCGACGCGACGCGCTCGCGGAGGAGGTGGACCGCTCGCTCGTCACGGTCCGATTGCGGGCCGCAATCGCGGTCCGGCGCGAAACGGCGATGACGCCCGCCGAGAGCGCCGAGGCGGTGGACGTCGCCCTCGCTCGGTGGCGGGGACCGGGAGCACGCGCCGTCGCCGCGTCGAACGGGTCGCTCGCGGCCGCCGTCGCGTCCGAGGTCAGCGTCGAGAGTGACTCGACGCGGGACCGACTCGCCACGGCGCTCAGAGTCGAGTTGCGCGAGGCGACGACCGCTCCGGGGGTTCGCGTCCCGGAAGCGGCCGTGAACGGCACCGCCTCCCGAACGCGGACGCTCGCGACGGAACTGACGAACGAAGCGGCGTCCCGCGGCGCCGACCGCCTGACCGACCGCGTCCTGAACGGCACGCTCGGGTCGGTGCCCGCGGGGCTTCCGCTGTCGCCGACGCTGAACCCGTGGGTCGCCACGGCGAACCTCTGGGTCGTTGAGGCCCGCGGCGCGTACGCCCGCTTCGCCGTCTCGGCGGGCGGGGGCGCCGTCCCGACGACGTACGTCCGCGACGGCTCGGTCGTCCGACTGGACGTCGACGGCGACGGAACGCGGGAGGTCGTCGGGTCGAACGAGCGAATCGGGTTCGAGGTGCGGACGGTCGTCGTCGCCGTCGTCCCGCCCGCCGGCAACGGCGTCGGCGACGTCGACGGCGACG
- a CDS encoding DUF7284 family protein, whose translation MVVNAAVDAAVFFLLLGAAVLGVTAADVGTSADAVDEGADRPDAVAAVLATSTATVNYSLAPGARRANGFEKGVRFERTAGPEFERTTRGSFAGLLARVAVGTAGFDGAPVTNARDGLRAAVRGAVRSELSTVGLRIDAVWRPYPDAPVEGRVAVGGAPPEGEAVDAATLTVPTGAEPLSPRETRDFASLSDAVANRTVDVLAPAGRMRLALRDDAPVSTFARYRYARLAAELGVSATDTADAVGDADTRTANRRFASTLAPRVESDLRGRYDSPEAAAAAVSVSEVRIVVRAWNGDGGDDVTDGGRTTEDGR comes from the coding sequence GTGGTCGTGAACGCCGCCGTCGACGCCGCGGTGTTCTTCCTCCTCCTCGGCGCCGCCGTCCTCGGCGTCACCGCCGCCGACGTCGGAACGTCCGCGGACGCGGTGGACGAGGGTGCGGACCGCCCGGACGCCGTCGCCGCCGTCCTCGCGACGAGCACCGCCACGGTGAACTACTCGCTCGCGCCGGGGGCGCGTCGGGCGAACGGCTTCGAGAAAGGCGTCCGCTTCGAGCGCACGGCCGGCCCGGAGTTCGAGCGGACGACGCGCGGATCGTTCGCCGGCCTCCTCGCCAGAGTCGCCGTCGGGACGGCCGGTTTCGACGGCGCCCCCGTTACGAACGCGCGGGACGGCCTGCGGGCGGCCGTCCGCGGCGCCGTCCGGAGCGAACTATCGACCGTCGGTCTCCGAATCGACGCCGTCTGGCGGCCGTACCCCGACGCGCCGGTCGAGGGCCGCGTCGCCGTCGGGGGCGCTCCCCCCGAGGGCGAAGCCGTCGACGCGGCGACGCTCACCGTCCCGACGGGGGCGGAACCGCTCTCTCCGCGCGAGACGCGCGACTTCGCGTCGCTGTCGGACGCCGTCGCGAACCGCACCGTCGACGTGCTGGCGCCGGCCGGTCGGATGCGGCTTGCGCTCCGCGACGACGCCCCAGTCTCGACGTTCGCGCGGTACCGCTACGCCCGCCTCGCCGCAGAACTGGGCGTCTCGGCGACCGATACCGCCGACGCCGTCGGCGACGCGGACACGCGGACGGCGAACCGGCGCTTCGCGTCCACCCTCGCCCCCCGCGTCGAGTCCGACCTTCGAGGGCGCTACGACTCGCCCGAGGCGGCCGCGGCCGCCGTCTCCGTCTCCGAGGTGCGAATCGTCGTCCGCGCGTGGAACGGCGACGGCGGAGACGACGTGACGGACGGCGGGCGAACGACGGAGGACGGTCGCTGA
- a CDS encoding DUF7285 family protein gives MSSSSTREPSTERGTASDASGEGTRAQASPVAALAALFAVCAGVSLYATVLAGAVPVVDERSTAGPTLDRVADAASDGGVVAPARLAEARDRGPAGRRLNVSLAADGREWGVGPAVPGDSSDAADRTNRVDRAGRLVSVRLAPGRVEPGRLSVAVWS, from the coding sequence ATGTCGTCCTCGTCGACGCGTGAACCGTCGACCGAGCGGGGAACGGCGTCCGACGCGAGCGGCGAGGGAACCCGCGCGCAGGCGTCGCCCGTCGCCGCCCTCGCGGCCCTCTTCGCCGTCTGCGCCGGCGTGAGTCTCTACGCGACCGTCCTCGCCGGCGCGGTGCCAGTCGTCGACGAACGGAGCACGGCCGGTCCGACGCTGGACCGCGTCGCGGATGCGGCGAGCGACGGCGGCGTGGTCGCTCCCGCACGACTCGCCGAGGCCCGCGACCGCGGCCCCGCCGGGCGCCGACTCAACGTCTCGCTCGCAGCGGACGGCCGCGAGTGGGGCGTCGGTCCCGCCGTTCCCGGGGACTCGTCGGACGCAGCGGACCGCACGAACCGCGTCGACCGCGCCGGTCGCCTCGTCAGCGTCCGACTCGCTCCCGGCCGCGTCGAACCCGGACGGCTCTCGGTGGCGGTGTGGTCGTGA
- a CDS encoding DUF7283 family protein — MLDLPLDAWYAWLGLSLAGVALVGAAAGLPTAPPPDAESAAATVDRAAAAEYTSTAEHPLDATAVRLRPRRLALRNDAGTAHATLAFGPVTPVPPGNSRLRDVVHGAHPSDAYDDPEAFRQAVVDARARGTDAPWRAVDRTLLVRTTAWEGVDVVLVDA, encoded by the coding sequence ATGCTCGACTTACCGCTCGACGCGTGGTACGCGTGGCTCGGACTCTCGCTCGCGGGCGTCGCCCTCGTCGGCGCCGCCGCCGGACTCCCGACGGCCCCGCCGCCGGACGCCGAGTCCGCGGCCGCGACGGTGGACCGCGCCGCGGCCGCCGAGTACACCTCGACCGCCGAACACCCGCTGGACGCGACGGCGGTCAGACTCCGCCCGCGCCGACTCGCTTTGCGGAACGACGCGGGGACCGCACACGCGACGCTCGCATTCGGCCCGGTCACGCCCGTCCCGCCGGGGAACTCGCGACTCCGCGACGTTGTGCACGGCGCGCACCCCTCGGACGCCTACGACGACCCGGAGGCGTTCCGGCAGGCGGTCGTCGACGCCCGCGCCCGCGGGACCGACGCGCCCTGGCGCGCGGTGGACCGCACGCTTCTCGTTCGCACGACGGCCTGGGAGGGGGTCGATGTCGTCCTCGTCGACGCGTGA